A single genomic interval of Alteromonas sp. BL110 harbors:
- a CDS encoding penicillin-binding protein activator: MRHIGQSGKIFTLSAIASVLVLSGCGSTPKTQSKPVVVEPSPIETTQVEQNVTPEHKLLEAKRVWERTRNKEQRNSLLLQAADLYLQNQQPVLAQQVLFEVKEDGVSERNHSYYSLLVTKAYAGMSDASADELLAMLDGVTGTGETAFQKAELQTQLYSQQGNFAAAANSVLQTNLPDEDKVQQVWQWLTSIPTETLTTVGKAYPALSPFITLRELTEANASSPATLARELQKFQQVYQGHMLETTLPDNVLKATQLTDAGANDIAVLLPLSGRLARTGQVVKNGIMSAYYTDVEKRQDEHLLPRLRFIDTNGVDTQHLLNEIGDTKFIVGPLLKDTVEKLIPNLHAGVNVLALNRPEERIDQVAANNISNNNTITTSPSPALNSDADMPESILTATDTQGELDALGLATSLNYFGLAPEDEAKQLAEYIFNKGYRAPIVIAAQSSLYQRMDTTFKTHWRALNNKENKRRANITSVTFNDSNSLREGITQALDVAQSNDRINQIEYMTNDEVYNMPRSRRDIDAIVAFASPQDTELLNPIIEASLNPYDGKQVPVYATSRSMDYDSGKNQWRDLQNVHFIDMPWLMPSHNWQPLQQEVEQAWQNQNTMQKRLFAFGFDAYQLLPQLGMLNTLKYLSHEGLTGTLSLNERGEVIRQQPQAMIRNEKVYMLSE, from the coding sequence GTGCGTCATATCGGACAATCTGGAAAAATCTTTACGCTATCAGCCATTGCTTCGGTATTGGTACTATCGGGTTGTGGGAGCACGCCAAAAACTCAGTCGAAACCTGTGGTAGTGGAACCGTCTCCAATTGAAACCACCCAGGTTGAACAGAACGTCACACCTGAGCACAAACTCCTAGAAGCTAAGAGGGTATGGGAACGTACCCGCAATAAAGAACAGCGTAATAGCTTATTACTGCAAGCCGCTGACTTATACCTTCAAAACCAACAACCAGTATTAGCGCAGCAGGTGTTGTTTGAAGTTAAAGAAGATGGTGTGTCAGAACGCAACCACTCGTACTACTCCCTTTTAGTTACCAAAGCCTATGCGGGAATGTCTGATGCGTCAGCAGATGAATTGCTGGCAATGCTGGACGGAGTAACTGGCACAGGTGAAACTGCGTTCCAAAAAGCAGAACTTCAAACTCAGCTGTACTCACAGCAAGGTAATTTTGCAGCAGCCGCCAATAGCGTGCTACAAACCAATTTGCCAGATGAAGATAAAGTACAGCAGGTATGGCAGTGGCTCACTTCCATACCGACAGAAACGCTTACAACAGTAGGAAAAGCTTATCCCGCACTCTCACCTTTCATCACGCTTCGCGAGCTGACTGAAGCGAATGCTTCATCGCCCGCCACATTGGCAAGAGAGCTTCAAAAGTTTCAGCAAGTTTATCAAGGCCACATGTTAGAAACGACTTTACCTGACAATGTGCTTAAAGCAACACAGCTTACCGACGCTGGCGCCAATGATATAGCAGTCTTGCTGCCTCTTTCTGGTCGCTTAGCGCGTACGGGGCAAGTAGTAAAAAATGGGATAATGTCGGCCTATTACACCGACGTTGAAAAACGCCAAGATGAACACTTGCTGCCACGCCTACGTTTTATTGACACAAACGGCGTTGATACTCAGCACCTACTCAATGAAATTGGCGACACCAAATTTATTGTCGGACCGCTACTAAAAGATACCGTAGAGAAGTTAATTCCTAATCTACATGCTGGGGTGAATGTACTAGCATTGAATCGTCCAGAAGAACGGATAGACCAGGTAGCAGCAAATAATATATCGAACAACAATACGATAACGACATCACCCAGCCCTGCATTAAATAGTGACGCAGATATGCCTGAAAGCATACTGACAGCTACCGATACCCAAGGGGAACTGGATGCACTGGGCCTCGCCACCTCGTTAAACTATTTCGGACTTGCGCCAGAGGATGAAGCCAAGCAGCTTGCCGAATATATCTTCAATAAAGGCTACCGTGCACCTATCGTTATTGCGGCTCAAAGCAGTTTGTATCAGCGAATGGACACCACGTTTAAAACGCACTGGAGAGCGCTTAACAATAAAGAGAACAAGCGTCGTGCTAACATAACATCGGTTACTTTTAACGACAGCAACTCGCTTCGCGAGGGTATTACTCAAGCACTCGATGTTGCCCAAAGCAACGATCGCATCAATCAAATTGAGTACATGACCAATGATGAAGTGTACAACATGCCTCGCAGCAGGCGAGATATTGATGCCATAGTCGCGTTTGCGTCTCCGCAAGACACAGAGCTGCTAAACCCAATTATTGAAGCAAGTTTGAACCCTTACGACGGTAAGCAAGTTCCTGTGTATGCCACGTCTCGCTCGATGGATTACGACAGCGGAAAAAACCAATGGCGTGACCTACAGAACGTGCATTTTATCGATATGCCATGGTTGATGCCTTCACACAATTGGCAACCTCTTCAACAAGAGGTGGAGCAGGCTTGGCAAAATCAAAATACCATGCAAAAACGTTTGTTTGCGTTTGGCTTTGATGCCTACCAGTTACTTCCACAGCTAGGCATGCTTAACACGCTTAAGTACCTTTCACATGAAGGGTTGACCGGAACCCTTTCGCTTAACGAGAGAGGCGAAGTGATCCGCCAGCAGCCTCAAGCTATGATTCGTAACGAAAAAGTATACATGCTGTCGGAGTAA
- the rsmI gene encoding 16S rRNA (cytidine(1402)-2'-O)-methyltransferase: protein MTDTATLYIVPTPIGNLDDMSARAIRVLSEVNWIAAEDTRHSARLLQHFSIGTKTLSLHEHNEDKRTALLCERLKGGESVALISDAGTPLISDPGFVLVRKCREQGIPVSALPGPCAAITALSASGLPTDKFTFEGFLPVKTQAREGLLSKLLDRTFTTVYYEAPRRILDTVTDIQRILGERHIVVAKELTKTFETYVSGSAQDVIDYLNAEPAHQKGEFVVMIGPAKINEQAIPSEAMSLLQTLCEHMPLKKAAAVVASHYDLKKNALYQAGLEAKA, encoded by the coding sequence ATGACAGACACCGCCACTCTATATATTGTTCCTACGCCTATTGGCAACCTCGATGACATGAGCGCTAGAGCAATTCGCGTATTAAGTGAAGTTAACTGGATTGCTGCCGAGGACACCCGTCATAGCGCGCGACTTCTACAGCACTTTAGTATTGGAACTAAGACCCTTTCACTTCACGAGCATAATGAGGACAAGCGTACTGCTCTGCTGTGCGAACGTTTGAAAGGTGGTGAATCTGTTGCTTTGATAAGTGATGCGGGCACGCCACTTATCAGCGACCCTGGTTTTGTTTTAGTGCGTAAATGCCGTGAGCAAGGCATTCCAGTTAGTGCCTTGCCGGGACCATGCGCCGCAATTACTGCGTTGAGCGCGTCAGGGCTGCCTACAGATAAATTCACATTTGAAGGCTTTTTGCCGGTTAAAACCCAAGCGCGGGAAGGCTTATTATCAAAGCTATTAGATAGAACTTTTACCACGGTTTACTATGAAGCACCTCGTCGAATTCTAGACACGGTTACTGACATTCAGCGCATATTAGGCGAACGTCACATTGTTGTCGCTAAAGAGTTGACTAAAACCTTTGAAACCTATGTAAGTGGTAGTGCGCAAGACGTCATTGATTATCTGAATGCCGAACCAGCACACCAAAAAGGCGAATTTGTTGTAATGATAGGTCCTGCCAAGATAAATGAACAAGCGATACCTAGTGAAGCAATGTCATTATTGCAAACCCTGTGCGAGCACATGCCGCTGAAAAAAGCCGCAGCGGTGGTAGCCAGTCATTACGATTTGAAAAAGAATGCGCTTTATCAAGCTGGGCTTGAAGCAAAAGCGTAA
- a CDS encoding CsgG/HfaB family protein yields the protein MRRNNLGSSCATQVHTFAKPIVSALSALLLTTACMSTTPSMGGGSSGAVSGGAGGASASNNNAQLENCDETLGTLSVFEDTSLPWWSEYRRTYPKLGSTIPVIRLMIQQSNCFVIVERGRAMNAMNTERQLMQSGQLRSGSNIGGGQMVAADYTLSPSVLFAEKTQGGKAIAGALFGTLGSIVGGGFSKNEAATSLLLIDNRSGVQVSAATGSAANHDFSLFGGMFAGAAAGGAGGFSKTPEGKMLVTAFADSFNQMVVALRSYKAQEVEGGLGKGGKLTVGGADDAMPEATDAPAITTSTTTTAVYVDNTPSRVTVSDRRSYNFDVDEYDEKAFNRYYDWLKNYGPLMTAFVSFDPENNNPNWPGGMSMTAAATMLLTQLDSHRIELEAWPYEARVQAWRKMGRRLESHTELFERNRALALRNEKLDDEVRQVIESIQVVTKESLFPEGI from the coding sequence GTGAGAAGGAATAATCTAGGCTCAAGCTGTGCAACTCAAGTACACACATTTGCCAAACCTATTGTATCTGCGCTTAGTGCGCTACTTTTAACCACGGCCTGTATGTCAACAACCCCTTCTATGGGGGGGGGAAGTTCGGGTGCTGTGAGTGGTGGCGCCGGCGGCGCTAGTGCATCTAATAACAATGCACAACTGGAAAATTGTGATGAAACACTCGGTACATTAAGTGTTTTTGAAGATACAAGTTTGCCTTGGTGGTCAGAGTATCGCAGAACTTACCCAAAACTCGGCAGCACCATTCCTGTTATCAGGTTAATGATTCAACAGTCTAATTGCTTTGTTATTGTTGAGCGCGGCCGTGCTATGAATGCAATGAACACCGAGCGTCAGCTAATGCAATCAGGGCAACTTCGCTCTGGCTCTAATATTGGGGGCGGTCAAATGGTAGCAGCCGATTACACGCTTAGTCCATCTGTACTGTTTGCCGAAAAAACGCAGGGTGGAAAAGCCATAGCGGGTGCCCTGTTTGGTACGTTAGGCTCTATCGTTGGCGGAGGTTTTAGCAAAAATGAAGCGGCTACCTCGTTACTGCTTATAGACAACCGTTCGGGTGTTCAGGTTTCTGCTGCAACAGGCAGTGCTGCGAATCACGACTTTAGCTTATTTGGTGGCATGTTTGCTGGCGCAGCAGCAGGAGGCGCTGGCGGCTTTTCAAAGACGCCCGAAGGTAAAATGTTAGTAACTGCATTTGCTGATTCTTTTAACCAAATGGTGGTCGCACTTCGCTCTTACAAAGCCCAAGAGGTTGAGGGAGGTTTAGGTAAAGGTGGAAAGCTAACAGTAGGAGGCGCAGATGATGCCATGCCAGAAGCTACCGACGCGCCAGCGATAACCACATCAACAACAACCACTGCTGTCTATGTAGATAACACCCCTTCAAGGGTTACAGTTTCTGATCGTCGTTCTTATAACTTTGATGTGGACGAATATGATGAGAAAGCCTTTAATAGGTACTACGACTGGCTTAAAAACTATGGCCCATTAATGACGGCGTTTGTTTCTTTCGACCCAGAAAATAATAACCCTAACTGGCCGGGCGGCATGTCTATGACGGCAGCCGCTACCATGCTTCTAACTCAGTTAGACTCTCATCGCATTGAACTTGAAGCATGGCCATACGAAGCTAGGGTTCAAGCATGGAGAAAGATGGGAAGAAGATTGGAAAGCCACACTGAACTTTTTGAGCGCAACCGGGCATTAGCGCTTCGAAATGAAAAACTCGACGACGAAGTTCGTCAAGTTATCGAAAGCATACAAGTAGTAACAAAAGAGAGTCTGTTCCCAGAAGGCATTTAA
- the nspC gene encoding carboxynorspermidine decarboxylase produces MTDLTQRTDIPSPCYVLEEAKLIKNLELMKRVQDESGARIILALKGFSMWSCFDIVKQYLHGATASSVWEAKLAAEMGKEVHAYSPAYKVSDAKELASLVNHLSFNSLSQWNTHKETLSNVSLGLRINPEHQEADTPLYDPAAPGSRLGIRASELEGVDLSGIEGFHCHNLCECDSFATARTLEAIEKRFSKWLGQLKWLNLGGGHLMTRDGYDVEHLIKTLKDFKARYPHLDVILEPGSAVAWQTGPLICEVVDMVENDGDIAILDISATAHMPDVLEMPYRPAILGAGMPDEKAHNVKLGGNSCLAGDVIDVYSFDTPLKAGDRLQFEDMMHYTMVKTTFFNGVEHPAIGILRANGDFELVREFSYEDFKGRLS; encoded by the coding sequence TTGACCGATTTAACTCAACGCACTGATATTCCTTCTCCTTGCTATGTGCTGGAAGAAGCAAAGTTAATTAAAAACCTTGAGCTCATGAAACGGGTTCAAGACGAATCGGGTGCCCGCATCATTCTGGCGCTGAAAGGCTTTTCAATGTGGTCATGCTTCGACATTGTTAAACAGTATTTACACGGTGCAACAGCGAGTTCGGTATGGGAAGCGAAACTAGCCGCTGAGATGGGTAAAGAAGTTCATGCTTATTCTCCAGCGTACAAAGTTAGTGACGCGAAAGAACTAGCAAGCCTTGTTAATCACTTGTCTTTCAATAGCTTATCCCAGTGGAATACGCATAAAGAAACGTTATCTAACGTTTCGTTAGGCCTTCGCATAAACCCTGAGCATCAAGAAGCTGACACGCCACTGTACGATCCTGCAGCGCCTGGTTCTCGCTTAGGCATACGTGCCAGTGAGCTAGAAGGTGTAGACTTATCGGGTATTGAAGGTTTTCATTGCCACAACCTTTGTGAGTGTGACTCTTTTGCCACTGCACGCACCCTTGAAGCTATTGAAAAGCGTTTTAGCAAATGGCTTGGTCAATTAAAGTGGTTGAACCTAGGTGGCGGACATCTCATGACCCGAGACGGTTATGATGTTGAGCACCTTATTAAAACACTAAAAGACTTTAAAGCGCGTTACCCGCATCTGGACGTTATATTAGAGCCTGGCTCTGCGGTTGCGTGGCAAACAGGCCCTCTAATTTGTGAAGTAGTTGATATGGTGGAAAACGACGGAGATATCGCTATTTTAGATATTTCAGCCACTGCACACATGCCTGATGTATTAGAAATGCCCTATCGCCCGGCAATTTTAGGTGCAGGTATGCCAGATGAAAAAGCACATAATGTGAAGCTTGGCGGTAATTCCTGCCTTGCTGGTGACGTCATAGATGTCTATTCCTTCGATACCCCGTTGAAAGCAGGCGACCGATTACAGTTTGAAGATATGATGCACTATACCATGGTAAAAACTACCTTCTTTAACGGTGTAGAACACCCTGCTATTGGTATTTTACGCGCTAATGGCGACTTCGAACTGGTTCGTGAGTTCAGCTACGAAGACTTTAAGGGCCGTTTGTCTTAA
- a CDS encoding saccharopine dehydrogenase family protein has product MSRVLIIGAGGVASVTVKKCARLPQHFDEIYLASRTVSKCEALQQEVGADRVKGVFAVDADNAKEVEALINEVKPDLVINLALPYQDLPIMDACLATNTDYLDTANYEPKDEAKFEYSWQWAYQDKFKDAGIMALLGSGFDPGVTNVYTAYAAKHYFDEIHYLDIVDCNGGDHGQAFATNFNPEINIREITQRGRYWENGEWKETDPLSVREDLDYQNIGVRASYLMFHEELESIVKHFPTLKRARFWMTFGDAYLNHLRVLEGIGMTSIEPVEFQGQKIVPLEFLKAVLPNPGSLAEGYSGMTCIGTYITGIKDGKEKTIFIYNNCDHAKCNEEVGAQAVSYTTGVPAMIGAALMLNGTWKESGVWNMEQFDPDPFMDMLNEHGLPWHVLECESSPFTK; this is encoded by the coding sequence ATGTCTCGCGTTTTAATTATTGGTGCTGGCGGTGTTGCGTCGGTAACTGTGAAAAAATGTGCACGTTTACCGCAACATTTCGACGAAATTTACTTAGCAAGCCGCACGGTATCTAAGTGTGAAGCGCTACAGCAAGAAGTAGGTGCAGATCGCGTTAAAGGTGTTTTCGCTGTTGATGCAGACAACGCAAAAGAAGTTGAAGCACTTATCAACGAAGTAAAACCGGACCTAGTAATCAACCTAGCGTTGCCATATCAAGATCTTCCTATTATGGACGCATGTCTTGCGACTAACACTGATTATCTAGACACTGCTAACTACGAGCCAAAAGACGAAGCAAAATTCGAATACTCGTGGCAGTGGGCCTACCAAGACAAATTCAAAGACGCAGGCATTATGGCCCTTCTTGGCAGTGGCTTCGATCCAGGTGTAACAAACGTTTATACAGCGTACGCAGCAAAGCATTACTTCGACGAAATTCACTACCTTGATATCGTAGATTGTAATGGCGGCGATCACGGTCAGGCTTTCGCGACTAATTTCAATCCAGAAATTAACATTCGTGAAATTACCCAGCGCGGTCGCTATTGGGAAAATGGCGAGTGGAAAGAAACCGATCCGCTAAGCGTACGTGAAGACTTAGACTATCAAAATATTGGGGTCCGTGCTTCTTATTTGATGTTCCATGAAGAACTCGAGTCTATCGTGAAGCACTTCCCTACTTTGAAGCGCGCACGCTTCTGGATGACCTTTGGCGATGCTTATCTTAACCACCTGCGCGTGCTTGAAGGTATTGGTATGACTAGCATTGAGCCAGTTGAATTCCAAGGTCAGAAGATTGTACCGCTAGAGTTCTTAAAAGCAGTCCTTCCTAACCCAGGTTCACTTGCTGAAGGCTATAGCGGCATGACGTGCATTGGTACTTACATCACAGGTATTAAAGATGGCAAAGAAAAAACCATCTTTATCTACAATAACTGTGATCACGCAAAATGTAACGAAGAAGTAGGCGCGCAAGCCGTATCTTACACCACAGGTGTTCCGGCGATGATTGGCGCGGCACTTATGCTTAACGGTACATGGAAAGAGTCGGGCGTTTGGAACATGGAACAATTCGACCCAGACCCATTCATGGATATGCTTAATGAGCACGGCCTACCATGGCACGTACTCGAATGTGAAAGCAGCCCTTTCACCAAATAA
- a CDS encoding AraC family transcriptional regulator gives MPSVSFAYIKSIESYLASLGVGTEELSRLSHKHSSLSGSSRVSMEAYTELLNQGASLTNNSLFGFELGKHIQAKDYGVLGYLVESCENLAQAIGALTRFDALVADIGTTSVFFESEDARVEWEPKNSDCKQMVLRNTTGWVATVYKILGPACQLNAITFTFPLSMLEKDTLAQWFNCKVVDCVHTNAIIFPLNLLHVPFTSENKAMFSALIDVTEKEMNECKEERFAQTNRRYFNPNPHEDIAHKVVALLNANPTLKGCDQKRVAEALYVSPRTLQRKLKQNNTSFQQILDSERKSRLDDLLRQYSIADTADLLGFQEQSSFTYAFKKWFSSTPLKYKKQLISKG, from the coding sequence ATGCCATCAGTCTCTTTTGCCTATATCAAAAGTATAGAAAGTTATCTAGCTAGTTTAGGGGTAGGTACGGAGGAACTGTCGCGACTCTCGCACAAGCATAGCTCACTTTCAGGTTCTTCCCGTGTTTCTATGGAAGCCTATACCGAGCTGTTAAACCAAGGTGCATCGCTCACCAATAATTCATTATTTGGGTTTGAGTTAGGCAAACATATTCAGGCAAAAGATTATGGGGTGTTGGGTTACCTCGTTGAAAGTTGCGAAAATCTAGCTCAAGCCATAGGGGCGCTTACCCGTTTTGATGCGTTAGTCGCGGACATCGGCACAACAAGCGTGTTTTTTGAATCTGAAGATGCCCGGGTTGAATGGGAGCCTAAAAACTCAGATTGCAAACAAATGGTATTGCGCAATACCACCGGGTGGGTAGCGACCGTTTATAAAATATTGGGTCCAGCCTGCCAATTAAATGCTATTACCTTTACTTTCCCCTTGAGCATGCTGGAAAAAGATACGTTAGCCCAGTGGTTTAACTGCAAGGTAGTTGATTGTGTCCACACTAACGCCATTATTTTTCCCCTAAACTTACTGCATGTTCCTTTTACTAGTGAAAATAAGGCTATGTTCAGCGCGCTTATAGATGTGACAGAAAAAGAAATGAACGAGTGCAAAGAGGAACGGTTTGCTCAAACCAACCGACGCTATTTTAACCCTAATCCACACGAAGATATCGCCCACAAAGTCGTTGCGCTTTTAAACGCTAACCCTACGCTAAAAGGATGTGATCAAAAGCGTGTGGCCGAAGCGCTATACGTAAGCCCACGCACACTACAGCGCAAGTTGAAGCAAAATAACACAAGCTTTCAGCAAATCCTTGATAGTGAGCGCAAATCTCGTTTAGATGACCTCCTTAGGCAATACTCTATTGCCGACACCGCAGATTTATTGGGGTTCCAAGAGCAATCATCATTTACCTACGCTTTTAAAAAGTGGTTTTCCAGTACACCGCTCAAATATAAAAAACAGCTAATATCGAAAGGGTAA
- a CDS encoding SRPBCC family protein has protein sequence MVNVHYQRIINATPQVLRDTLLDHQNLSDFFNASFKVLKDENDGEVSGGVGCVREVSILGVRFKEEIVKADTSGIDYRVVDDFPVHAHRGSIRFSAQGSLTKVFYRISCCAPWYMPNWLLTRMLQNDIEQCLDKLGARFDTH, from the coding sequence ATGGTTAACGTTCACTACCAGAGAATTATCAATGCAACGCCACAAGTGCTTCGCGATACGCTGCTTGACCACCAGAATTTAAGCGACTTCTTTAACGCATCATTTAAGGTATTGAAGGACGAAAATGATGGTGAAGTAAGCGGTGGAGTGGGCTGCGTTAGAGAGGTGAGTATTTTAGGTGTTCGCTTTAAAGAAGAGATTGTTAAAGCAGACACAAGTGGCATTGATTATCGTGTTGTTGATGACTTTCCAGTGCACGCGCACAGGGGAAGCATCAGGTTTTCTGCACAGGGTAGCCTAACCAAAGTTTTTTATCGCATTAGCTGTTGCGCGCCTTGGTATATGCCCAATTGGTTACTGACACGCATGTTGCAAAACGATATTGAACAATGCCTGGATAAGTTAGGAGCGCGCTTTGATACCCATTGA
- a CDS encoding sterol desaturase family protein → MIPIELILLGLSPIFLLCVFIEFKKARQFYNVKDSVNNALLALLHQGSDALVLLLLMPFFIRLHQFSLFSIELTAMSLFAGFILQDFLYYWFHRASHNIHWFWLAHVVHHSSTKMNFTTAFRQSILYPFVGMWLFWLPMILIGFSPSLVFAIVAINLAYQFFVHTQTIGHLGWAEDILNTPTHHRIHHATNKPYIDKNYGGVLIIWDKLFGTFVEEDKTISIKYGIVGKMPDDNPLSANFSQIGVLCEQLQQAKGIKAKFKRLFGYPVAN, encoded by the coding sequence TTGATACCCATTGAGCTTATTTTACTCGGCTTAAGCCCGATTTTCTTACTGTGTGTTTTTATCGAGTTTAAAAAGGCACGGCAGTTTTATAACGTAAAAGACAGTGTGAACAACGCCTTACTTGCACTACTTCACCAGGGCTCTGATGCCTTGGTGTTACTACTCTTAATGCCCTTTTTTATTCGGCTGCATCAGTTTTCGCTATTTAGCATAGAGCTTACAGCAATGTCACTTTTTGCAGGTTTTATCCTACAAGATTTTTTGTACTACTGGTTTCATCGGGCTTCACATAACATACACTGGTTTTGGCTGGCTCATGTGGTGCATCACAGCTCAACAAAAATGAATTTCACCACAGCGTTTAGACAAAGCATTTTGTACCCATTTGTGGGCATGTGGCTCTTTTGGTTGCCAATGATTTTAATTGGTTTTTCACCCAGCCTAGTATTTGCCATAGTCGCAATAAATCTTGCTTATCAATTTTTTGTGCATACGCAAACCATTGGCCATTTAGGCTGGGCAGAAGATATCCTCAACACACCCACTCATCACCGCATTCACCACGCAACCAATAAGCCTTATATTGATAAAAACTACGGTGGGGTGCTTATCATCTGGGATAAGTTATTCGGCACATTTGTTGAAGAAGACAAAACGATATCGATAAAGTACGGCATCGTTGGAAAGATGCCTGATGATAACCCCCTAAGCGCCAACTTCAGTCAAATAGGTGTGCTTTGTGAACAGCTTCAGCAGGCAAAAGGAATAAAAGCAAAGTTCAAGAGACTGTTTGGCTATCCTGTCGCAAATTGA
- a CDS encoding DUF4282 domain-containing protein, which yields MKDIFFFDSMLTPKIITFVYWLLLLASVVSGVTTMFVGYDASFVYGLFIIVSGCIGARIWCELLIVLFKIHSNLQKIANKE from the coding sequence ATGAAAGATATTTTCTTCTTCGATTCAATGCTAACCCCTAAAATTATCACTTTTGTGTACTGGCTATTGCTTCTAGCGTCAGTGGTAAGTGGCGTAACAACAATGTTTGTGGGGTACGATGCGAGTTTTGTGTACGGCCTATTTATTATCGTGTCTGGCTGTATCGGCGCAAGAATATGGTGTGAACTACTTATCGTCCTCTTTAAAATTCACAGCAATCTTCAAAAAATTGCAAATAAAGAATAG
- a CDS encoding 1-aminocyclopropane-1-carboxylate deaminase/D-cysteine desulfhydrase, with product MLSLDEFKASLTLPSPLILFKPNWEGASKVSLYVKRDDAIHPVMSGNKWRKLSHALTSPLPSAVISFGGGFSNHLHALGFACYKLGIPFTAIIRGDYSAAPSPMIKDLMQWNTHIEYVNRITYKKRNDSAYLDELKLEFPNAIVIPEGGSQALALQGIKDMVDEIEVDFDFIITPVASGATLAGIVSALNKRNSTTGTDFRSRNKAIGIGVLKGEGYLEELVEHFLPIFNQTNWHIEHRYHFGGYAKAPSELQTFCNDFNNTMDFEIEPVYSGKAFWAVKDMLAKGMFEDGSRIVILHTGGLQGAR from the coding sequence GTGCTTTCCCTTGATGAATTTAAAGCGTCACTCACTCTTCCTTCGCCTCTTATCCTTTTTAAACCGAACTGGGAGGGTGCAAGCAAGGTATCGCTTTATGTTAAGCGTGACGATGCAATTCACCCTGTGATGTCGGGAAATAAATGGCGAAAGCTAAGCCATGCGCTAACGAGCCCTTTACCAAGCGCTGTAATAAGTTTCGGCGGCGGCTTTTCTAACCACCTTCATGCATTGGGGTTTGCTTGTTACAAACTTGGTATTCCCTTTACCGCCATTATTCGCGGCGACTACAGCGCTGCACCATCGCCAATGATTAAGGATTTGATGCAGTGGAATACTCACATCGAATATGTAAACAGAATTACCTACAAAAAGCGTAACGACAGTGCTTATTTAGATGAACTAAAGCTGGAGTTCCCTAACGCGATTGTCATTCCTGAAGGTGGAAGCCAAGCCCTAGCGCTTCAGGGGATAAAAGATATGGTCGATGAAATCGAGGTGGACTTCGATTTTATCATTACGCCGGTAGCAAGCGGCGCCACATTGGCGGGAATTGTGAGTGCATTAAATAAACGTAATAGTACAACGGGTACTGACTTTCGTTCTCGCAATAAAGCCATTGGCATAGGCGTACTAAAAGGTGAAGGCTATTTAGAGGAGTTGGTTGAGCATTTTCTTCCAATATTTAACCAGACAAATTGGCATATCGAGCACAGATACCATTTTGGTGGCTACGCCAAAGCGCCAAGTGAACTTCAAACCTTTTGCAACGATTTCAATAACACTATGGATTTTGAGATAGAGCCAGTTTACTCAGGAAAAGCTTTCTGGGCCGTTAAAGATATGCTGGCTAAAGGAATGTTTGAGGACGGTTCACGCATTGTTATATTGCACACAGGTGGTTTACAAGGTGCAAGGTAA
- a CDS encoding chalcone isomerase family protein codes for MVTKKNGISQKPVIYTPSGFLHYVKNASASFTSYTNKVAAAFTLIMFVSMSLSGLTMSNNAYAQEYDLENINEYVPNAKLVGKGMFSYYFWDVYTGELFASGGEYDNQPPFALRLTYQRDLEGKKIAERSIDEMKKQGDIAAEDADKWLSLMERIFPDVSEGDVITGIATKEGTSVFYVNGEKADEISDKTFTQRFFDIWLSDETSEPKFRKKLLGKD; via the coding sequence ATGGTTACTAAGAAAAACGGTATTTCGCAAAAACCTGTGATTTATACACCATCAGGGTTTCTTCATTACGTAAAAAACGCTAGCGCTTCTTTTACGTCTTACACTAATAAAGTAGCTGCGGCATTCACCTTAATTATGTTTGTTTCCATGTCACTGAGCGGCCTAACCATGTCAAACAACGCCTATGCGCAAGAGTATGATTTAGAGAACATTAATGAATATGTTCCCAACGCGAAACTGGTAGGGAAAGGCATGTTCTCTTACTACTTTTGGGACGTATATACCGGTGAGCTTTTTGCTTCTGGAGGTGAATACGATAATCAGCCTCCTTTTGCACTTCGCTTGACCTACCAACGGGATCTTGAAGGAAAGAAGATTGCCGAGCGCTCTATTGATGAAATGAAAAAACAAGGAGATATCGCTGCCGAGGATGCTGATAAATGGTTATCGCTAATGGAGCGTATCTTTCCTGACGTTAGTGAGGGCGATGTAATTACAGGGATCGCAACGAAAGAAGGCACAAGCGTGTTTTACGTAAACGGCGAAAAAGCTGATGAGATAAGCGACAAAACTTTTACGCAGCGTTTTTTTGATATCTGGTTAAGTGATGAAACGTCGGAACCTAAGTTTAGAAAAAAGTTACTCGGAAAAGATTAG